TTATTCCTACAATATTTGTAAAAAGAGAAAATAGCCACAACCCCGGTACTTGAACAAGATAAGTAAAAATAGATTGTCCCCCAGGTAATATAGGAAATATTAACACCATAAATATTAGAAATTGATATCTAAGAATTGAATCTGATAAATTGTAAAAAAACTTTGGAAATAGATCCCTAACTATATGAAATCCATCAAAGCCTGGTATTGGAACTAAATTAAGAAAAAACAATATACAATTAAGGTAGCCTGTAATGGCTAATATTTTTACAATAATAGTATATAACTGACCTTGAAGAGGTGAAAACCTTTCAAATAATACATACAAAATTGCAAATACAAGGCCTAGGATTAAATTGGCAATTGGCCCTGCAGCTGAAACTTTCAAATCATCCTTATAATAATTTTTATATGCACTGGGGTTTGTCTGAACGGGTTTTGCCCACCCAAATCCTACTAATAAAATTAATAGAAATCCCATTGGATCTATATGAACAATTGGATTCAGCGTAAGTCTTCCTTGAAATCTAGGTGTTTTGTCTCCTAACCTATCTGCTGTGATAGCGTGTGCGTACTCATGAAAAGTAAATGCTAATAAAATTGCCGGTATCATCAAAATCTTATTTAATATTTCTGCTGTACCCAAATTTATTCCTCCTTTTATTCCTACAAGATAAATAACACTGCTAATTGTTACTTCACTTATTAGGTTATCCTTAACTTACTAATTTTAATTTTTTTAAATGTGCAATATATCTATTATAACAGTGTTTATTGCTATTTCAAATCCAATATTCTTAAAACAAAAGAATATATTTCTACTACTGTATTTTTTATGAATAATTATATTTTTATTAAAGGTAGTTCTTAAATCTCCTTGTTTATTGGTATTAATATAGTTTATAAGCATTAACATATATATAAAAAAACCATGCACAAG
This DNA window, taken from Clostridium estertheticum, encodes the following:
- a CDS encoding site-2 protease family protein is translated as MIPAILLAFTFHEYAHAITADRLGDKTPRFQGRLTLNPIVHIDPMGFLLILLVGFGWAKPVQTNPSAYKNYYKDDLKVSAAGPIANLILGLVFAILYVLFERFSPLQGQLYTIIVKILAITGYLNCILFFLNLVPIPGFDGFHIVRDLFPKFFYNLSDSILRYQFLIFMVLIFPILPGGQSIFTYLVQVPGLWLFSLFTNIVGII